From Mastacembelus armatus chromosome 13, fMasArm1.2, whole genome shotgun sequence, one genomic window encodes:
- the LOC113124204 gene encoding extracellular calcium-sensing receptor-like — translation MHKPGDVVLGGLFEVHYTSVFPEWTFTSEPQQPSCKGFDTLGFRQAITMAFAVDEINKNSNLLPNITLGYSLYDNCGALIIGFSAALSLATGREEHFLLQENCSGTPPIVGIVGDHYSTFSIAMSNVLGLYRMPIVSHFATCSCLSDRQRFPSFFRTIPNDAFQVRAMIQILKHFSWTWVGLLVSDDDYGLHVAQSFQSGLAQSGGGCLAYLEVLPWDSDPNELRRIVHLIKKSTACVVIVFAHEIHMIQLMEEVVQQNVTGLQWIASETWSATPVLQTPRLMPYLGGTLGIAIHRGELPGLRDFLLQIRPDQNNNGSYGNSMVKQFWEHTFECRFAPPPADWVEAGGALCTGQEDLENVETEFMDISNLRPEYNVYKAVYALAYALHDMLQCEPGRGPFSGHSCGSLQRLEPWQLLHYLEKVNFTTSFGEQVSFDENGDVLPIYDIMNWLWLPDGKTKVQSVGVVKRSASKGEELTLDEDKIYWNFDAKEPPRSVCSESCPPGTRMARKKGEPVCCFDCIPCSEGKISNETDSMECTSCPDDFWSSPQRDHCVPKKTEFLSYQEPLGICLTATSLLGTFICAVVLGIFIYHRSTPIVRANNSELSFLILLSLKLCFLCSLLFIGRPQLWTCQLRHAAFGISFVLCVSCILVKTMVVLAVFQASKPGGGAKLKWFGAVQQRGTVMALTLIQAAICTVWLVSSSPAPHRNTQYHNDKIVYECVVGSTVGFAVLLGYIGLLAILSFLLAFLARNLPDNFNEAKLITFSMLIFSAVWVAFVPAYVNSPGKYADAVQVFAILASSFGLLVALFGPKCYIILLRPERNTKKAIMGRGNAKT, via the exons ATGCACAAGCCTGGAGATGTAGTTCTAGGTGGGCTGTTTGAGGTCCACTACACCTCTGTTTTCCCTGAGTGGACCTTCACATCAGAGCCACAGCAGCCCAGCTGCAAAGG CTTTGATACTCTAGGTTTCAGGCAAGCCATTACCATGGCTTTTGCTGTTGACGAGATCAACAAAAACTCTAATCTGCTACCTAACATTACCCTGGGATACAGTCTTTATGACAACTGTGGTGCACTTATTATTGGATTCAGTGCAGCACTGTCACTGGCCACTGGTCGAGAGGAGCACTTTCTGCTTCAGGAGAACTGCTCAGGGACCCCTCCAATTGTGGGGATTGTTGGTGATCACTATTCAACATTTTCTATCGCTATGTCCAATGTGTTAGGTTTATACAGAATGCCAATT gtgagtCATTTTGCGACATGTTCCTGTCTGTCTGATCGGCAAAGGTTTCCATCGTTCTTTAGAACAATCCCAAATGATGCTTTTCAG GTCCGTGCTATGATTCAGATTCTGAAACACTTCAGCTGGACTTGGGTAGGCCTGTTGGTCAGTGATGATGATTATGGACTCCATGTTGCCCAGTCTTTTCAGTCTGGCCTGGCTCAGTCTGGTGGAGGTTGTCTGGCCTACCTTGAGGTGTTGCCCTGGGACAGTGATCCAAATGAACTTAGGAGGATTGTGCATCTGATAAAGAAATCAACAGCGTGTGTAGTCATAGTGTTTGCACATGAGATTCACATGATTCAACTAATGGAAGAG GTGGTGCAGCAGAATGTAACAGGCTTGCAGTGGATTGCAAGTGAAACTTGGTCAGCAACTCCTGTGCTGCAGACCCCACGCCTCATGCCGTACCTGGGTGGCACACTGGGCATTGCTATCCATCGAGGAGAACTGCCAGGGCTCAGGGACTTCCTGTTACAAATACGCCCTGATCAAAATAATAATGGCAGCTATGGAAATAGTATG GTAAAGCAGTTTTGGGAACACACATTTGAGTGTAGATTTGCACCACCTCCAGCAGACTGGGTGGAGGCTGGGGGAGCACTATGCACTGGACAGGAGGATTTAGAGAATGTGGAGACTGAGTTCATGGACATTTCAAACCTCAGGCCTGAGTATAATGTTTACAAGGCTGTGTATGCTCTGGCTTATGCCCTTCATGACATGCTGCAGTGTGAACCAGGGAGAGGGCCTTTCAGTGGGCACAGCTGTGGGAGTTTGCAAAGACTGGAGCCATGGCAG CTTCTACATTACTTGGAAAAAGTCAACTTCACCACATCATTTGGTGAGCAAGTCTCATTTGATGAGAACGGTGATGTATTACCAATATATGACATTATGAACTGGCTGTGGCTTCCTGATGGAAAAACTAAAGTTCAGAGTGTGGGCGTTGTTAAGAGGTCAGCCTCCAAAGGAGAAGAACTCACACTTGATGAAGACAAAATCTACTGGAATTTTGATGCAAAAGag CCACCCAGATCAGTCTGTAGTGAGAGTTGTCCTCCAGGTACCCGCATggccagaaaaaagggggaacctgtctgctgctttgactGCATCCCTTGTTCTGAGGGAAAGATCAGCAATGAGACTG ACTCCATGGAGTGCACCAGCTGTCCAGATGACTTCTGGTCCAGTCCCCAGCGTGACCACTGTGTTCCTAAGAAAACAGAGTTCCTCTCCTACCAAGAACCTCTGGGTATTTGTTTGACAGCCACATCACTGCTGGGCACATTTATCTGTGCTGTTGTCCTGGGGATTTTTATCTATCATCGCAGCACACCTATAGTACGTGCCAACAATTCTGAACTCAGTTTCCTGATCTTGCTTTCACTTAAGCTATGTTTCCTCTGCTCACTGCTGTTTATTGGACGACCACAACTGTGGACGTGTCAGCTGAGACATGCAGCATTTGGGATAagctttgtgctttgtgtctcATGTATCCTGGTTAAGACCATGGTGGTTCTGGCTGTGTTCCAGGCCTCGAAGCCTGGAGGTGGAGCCAAACTCAAGTGGTTTGGTGCTGTGCAGCAGAGAGGGACGGTTATGGCTCTTACATTAATTCAAGCAGCAATCTGCACCGTCTGGCTTGTCTCTTCTTCACCAGCTCCTCATAGAAACACTCAATACCACAATGACAAGATAGTTTATGAGTGTGTAGTTGGGTCCACAGTAGGTTTTGCAGTGTTACTTGGCTACATTGGCTTACTGGCTATCCTCAGTTTCCTGTTAGCATTTCTGGCAAGGAATCTTCCAGACAACTTCAATGAGGCCAAACTCATCACTTTCAGCATGTTGATCTTCTCTGCTGTGTGGGTGGCATTTGTCCCTGCTTATGTCAACTCTCCAGGCAAATATGCAGATGCAGTGCAGGTATTTGCCATTCTGGCCTCAAGTTTTGGCCTCTTGGTGGCACTGTTTGGCCCCAAATGTTACATAATCCTGCTGAGaccagagagaaacacaaagaaagcaaTCATGGGTCGAGGGAACGCCAAAACATGA